Proteins co-encoded in one Alcanivorax sp. genomic window:
- a CDS encoding tetratricopeptide repeat protein: MVDYIRDEEEQAELLKNWWKENGTATIITIVLAVAALIGWREWQGYQGEQSADASSQYQSMLESLGAAEVDAVTEKADVLIEDFPGTAYADHARLAKASLAVSKADYDTAATLLEDVADNGATDALTYTAKLRLARVHLQQQAWDKAESVLSGAFPEAFNGMALELRGDAAKGQGDLNAAQARYSEALDVLQDGGEKDRVQMKLDDLKTAS; encoded by the coding sequence GTGGTCGATTACATCCGTGACGAAGAAGAGCAGGCGGAACTGCTCAAGAACTGGTGGAAGGAAAACGGTACCGCCACCATCATCACCATTGTGCTGGCCGTGGCTGCGCTGATTGGCTGGCGCGAGTGGCAGGGCTACCAGGGTGAGCAGTCTGCGGATGCTTCCAGCCAGTATCAGAGCATGCTGGAATCCCTGGGGGCGGCTGAGGTAGACGCAGTGACCGAGAAAGCCGACGTCCTGATCGAGGATTTCCCTGGCACCGCCTATGCCGACCATGCCCGTCTTGCCAAGGCCAGTCTGGCCGTGTCCAAGGCGGACTATGATACGGCCGCCACGTTGCTGGAAGACGTGGCTGACAACGGTGCCACCGATGCGCTGACATACACTGCCAAGTTGCGTCTGGCACGGGTTCATCTGCAGCAACAGGCCTGGGACAAGGCGGAATCCGTACTGTCAGGCGCTTTCCCGGAGGCCTTCAACGGCATGGCCCTGGAGCTGCGCGGGGACGCCGCCAAGGGGCAGGGTGATCTGAATGCCGCGCAAGCCCGCTACAGCGAGGCGCTGGACGTACTGCAGGACGGTGGCGAAAAAGACCGTGTGCAGATGAAACTTGACGATCTGAAGACCGCTTCCTGA
- the bamB gene encoding outer membrane protein assembly factor BamB has product MRNLLLPLLLASVVLAGCSSNPNAIEPNELPDFDASYKVKRLWSEGVGDGLQDSQLTLRPAVTAQQVIAGDVEGRVYAIDRETGKRQWRIKTGDRIAGAFYAGYGMVLYGTREGMAVALDAETGETRWRTQLSGEALAIPVTEGSLAIFQTQDGHVTALDAETGEQRWDYETPPPTLTLRGLAQPTIAGDKVYAGFANAKVAALDLASGSPVWETRIAEATGRSELDRLVDVDGNLIVEGGGVFAVSFQGKIGVLDQDSGRQYWEKPMSSAHVISTSGAGSLFVADDVGVVRAVDQRSGAVLWKQDKLYGRRLTGSAYQDGLVAVGDFEGYIHWLDADDGSIVARKRHDGDGFAGTPVAYDDVLYVVGFDGKLSAYRLELR; this is encoded by the coding sequence ATGAGAAACCTTCTGCTTCCCCTGCTGCTCGCCAGTGTTGTGCTGGCGGGCTGCAGTTCCAATCCCAATGCCATCGAGCCCAATGAATTGCCCGACTTCGATGCCAGCTACAAGGTAAAGCGGCTGTGGAGTGAAGGCGTGGGTGATGGTTTGCAGGACAGCCAGCTAACCCTGCGGCCTGCGGTGACTGCACAGCAGGTGATTGCCGGTGACGTGGAAGGGCGGGTCTATGCCATCGACCGTGAAACCGGCAAGCGCCAATGGCGCATCAAGACCGGTGATCGCATTGCCGGGGCCTTCTATGCCGGTTACGGCATGGTGCTGTACGGCACCCGCGAAGGCATGGCGGTGGCGCTGGATGCAGAAACCGGTGAAACCCGCTGGCGTACCCAGCTCAGTGGAGAGGCGTTGGCGATTCCGGTGACAGAGGGTTCCCTGGCCATTTTCCAGACCCAGGATGGCCATGTGACGGCACTGGATGCTGAGACCGGTGAACAGCGCTGGGATTATGAAACGCCCCCGCCCACCCTGACTCTGCGTGGGCTGGCCCAGCCGACCATTGCCGGCGACAAGGTTTACGCCGGGTTTGCCAATGCCAAGGTGGCGGCGCTGGATCTGGCCAGTGGTTCGCCGGTGTGGGAAACACGCATTGCGGAGGCGACCGGGCGTTCCGAGCTGGATCGTCTGGTGGATGTGGACGGTAACCTGATTGTGGAAGGCGGCGGCGTTTTCGCGGTGAGCTTTCAGGGCAAGATCGGTGTGCTGGACCAGGATTCCGGTCGCCAGTACTGGGAAAAACCCATGTCCAGCGCCCATGTGATCAGTACCAGTGGTGCTGGCAGTCTGTTCGTGGCAGATGATGTAGGCGTGGTGCGGGCGGTGGATCAGCGAAGCGGCGCCGTGCTGTGGAAGCAGGACAAGCTCTACGGTCGCCGTCTCACCGGCAGTGCCTACCAGGACGGACTGGTCGCCGTTGGGGATTTCGAAGGGTATATCCACTGGCTGGATGCCGATGACGGCAGTATCGTGGCCCGCAAGCGCCATGATGGCGACGGCTTTGCGGGGACCCCGGTGGCCTATGATGATGTGCTTTATGTGGTGGGTTTTGATGGCAAGCTGTCGGCCTACCGATTGGAGCTTCGTTAA
- the der gene encoding ribosome biogenesis GTPase Der: protein MKPVIALVGRPNVGKSTLFNRLTRTRDALVADFPGLTRDRKYGDGRLGDFLYTVVDTGGIGENDDGIDVPMTEQSLTAVGEADLVLFMVDGRAGLTAADEQIAAELRKLPKPTYLVVNKTDGIDPDTAMADFYTLGMTDVLPIAAAHGRGVRSMIETVLEAFPDLEPYYDEDGEPVDTNDGSIRVAVLGRPNVGKSTLINRMLGEERVVVFDHAGTTRDSIEVPFERMDKKYTLIDTAGVRRRGKVYEMVEKFSVIKALQAVEAAQVVVIVIDAREGITDQDLHLLGYVLDSGRALMIAVNKWDGLDADHKERVRVELGRRLEFAPWVKIKFISALHGTGVGDLWGMVEKAWDSAFIRIGTNEMTRIMEAILAGHPPPRNGRFRAKLRYAHLGGNNPPTIVLHGNRTESLPNSYKRFLENRFREALKLEGTPIRLEFKSGSNPYEGKKNVLTDRQAHKRRRMIKRMKK, encoded by the coding sequence ATGAAGCCGGTTATCGCCCTGGTGGGGCGGCCCAATGTGGGCAAATCCACCCTGTTCAATCGCCTGACCCGTACCCGCGATGCCCTGGTGGCAGATTTCCCGGGCCTCACCCGTGACCGTAAATACGGTGACGGCAGGCTGGGCGACTTCCTCTACACCGTGGTGGATACCGGTGGGATCGGGGAAAACGATGATGGCATTGATGTGCCGATGACCGAGCAATCCCTCACTGCGGTGGGGGAGGCCGATCTGGTGTTGTTCATGGTGGACGGCCGGGCGGGATTGACCGCGGCGGACGAGCAGATAGCAGCGGAATTGCGCAAGCTTCCCAAGCCCACCTACCTGGTGGTGAACAAGACCGACGGCATCGATCCGGACACGGCCATGGCCGACTTCTATACCCTGGGAATGACCGATGTGCTGCCCATTGCCGCAGCCCATGGCCGGGGGGTGCGCAGCATGATCGAGACCGTGCTGGAGGCCTTTCCGGATCTGGAACCCTACTACGACGAAGACGGCGAGCCGGTGGATACCAACGATGGCAGCATTCGTGTGGCCGTACTGGGGCGCCCGAATGTGGGTAAATCCACCCTGATCAACCGGATGCTGGGCGAGGAGCGGGTGGTGGTGTTTGACCATGCCGGCACCACTCGGGATTCCATCGAAGTACCCTTCGAGCGAATGGACAAGAAGTACACCCTGATCGACACCGCCGGGGTGCGGCGCCGTGGCAAGGTTTACGAGATGGTGGAAAAGTTTTCCGTTATCAAGGCCTTGCAGGCTGTTGAGGCAGCCCAGGTGGTGGTCATCGTGATCGATGCCCGGGAAGGCATCACCGACCAGGATCTTCACCTTTTGGGCTATGTTCTCGATAGTGGCCGCGCGCTTATGATAGCGGTGAACAAGTGGGATGGACTGGATGCCGACCACAAGGAGCGGGTACGTGTGGAACTGGGCCGCCGGCTGGAGTTTGCTCCCTGGGTGAAGATCAAGTTCATCTCCGCACTGCATGGTACCGGGGTTGGTGATCTTTGGGGTATGGTTGAAAAGGCATGGGACAGTGCCTTTATCCGGATCGGCACCAACGAGATGACCCGTATCATGGAGGCGATTCTGGCGGGTCACCCGCCGCCGCGTAACGGTCGATTCCGGGCCAAATTGCGCTATGCGCACCTGGGGGGCAACAATCCGCCCACCATTGTGCTGCATGGCAACCGCACGGAATCCTTGCCCAACAGCTACAAGCGTTTCCTCGAAAACCGTTTCCGGGAAGCGCTCAAGCTGGAAGGGACGCCCATCCGGTTGGAGTTCAAGTCCGGCTCCAACCCCTATGAGGGCAAGAAGAATGTGCTCACCGATCGTCAGGCCCACAAGCGCCGCCGGATGATCAAGCGCATGAAGAAATAG
- a CDS encoding TonB-dependent receptor, with product MMPFDDAPGMVLTPARVSQPQSEAPASVTVIDRNLIEASGARELYEVLKLVPGMSAIKVDGNVPTVSYHATQARDVRRMLVLLDGRSQYQPGLARVNWNDMPVDIQDVERIEVTRGPAAAAYGANAFAAVINIITRDPRDISRSSVYLAGGNNAIRDGRAAAAGQTEDMAWRASVARRADDGYDEPFEGSRLPDAKRIETLNSEWLWSLDQKNTFGIQAGGSMSRLERLQDPSIGELGAYQQDPVQKGERAFLQLEWQHVFSQTHQLKLTGYGQYNNEVTDFNVCYFDPTTGQPGPGGGIFFSRELRDFYLQNPGGDIGATLAASFADPAVQSRFATLSAAGGDFCATNELDVQEERYDLELQDTLQINDRLRLVSGINVRQDRARSQTFLSGTEENFSYRVFGNLSAEVIDNVLVNLGGYWEHDEISDANFSPRAGVNWRFMPGHSLRYVYSEAIRTPDIYEERARTNIEAQQLSSPFASDPRGLLGWSPAFFFATQSSPGTQEPEEIRSWEVGYFGQFRMLDLDVRYFQETLTNLISGAINFAEFEPANDGEVAHQGTEAQLTWRPSVNHLLRATGAHIHTRTNIKTETRLAARDSGSLLWAWQLTDNWGFSTAYYLFGDYNDNTFERVDAQLRFRHELAGSEWEWKAVVQHGLNKQPLVFEENLYAEDRMWLGMSVRF from the coding sequence ATGATGCCGTTTGATGACGCCCCGGGAATGGTGCTGACCCCGGCCCGGGTCAGCCAGCCCCAGTCTGAAGCCCCTGCCAGTGTGACGGTAATCGACCGTAACCTGATTGAAGCCAGTGGAGCCCGAGAGCTCTACGAAGTGCTCAAGCTGGTGCCCGGCATGTCTGCCATCAAGGTGGACGGCAATGTCCCTACCGTTTCCTACCATGCCACCCAGGCCCGCGATGTGCGCCGCATGCTGGTGCTGCTGGATGGCCGAAGCCAGTATCAGCCCGGTCTTGCCCGGGTGAACTGGAATGACATGCCCGTTGATATCCAGGATGTGGAGCGCATTGAGGTGACACGGGGCCCTGCCGCTGCCGCCTACGGCGCCAATGCCTTCGCAGCCGTGATCAATATCATCACCCGTGATCCGCGGGATATCAGTCGTAGCAGTGTCTATCTGGCGGGGGGCAACAACGCCATTCGAGATGGCCGTGCTGCTGCGGCCGGGCAGACCGAGGATATGGCCTGGCGGGCGTCTGTGGCGCGCCGTGCTGATGATGGTTACGACGAGCCTTTCGAGGGCAGCAGACTGCCCGACGCCAAGCGTATTGAAACCCTGAACAGTGAATGGCTGTGGAGCCTTGACCAGAAGAATACCTTTGGCATCCAGGCCGGGGGTAGCATGAGCCGGCTGGAACGGTTGCAGGACCCGAGTATCGGCGAGCTTGGTGCGTATCAGCAGGACCCGGTGCAGAAGGGGGAACGCGCCTTCCTGCAGCTGGAGTGGCAGCATGTCTTCAGTCAGACCCACCAGCTCAAGCTCACCGGCTATGGGCAGTACAACAACGAAGTGACGGACTTCAATGTGTGCTACTTCGACCCGACCACGGGGCAGCCGGGCCCGGGCGGCGGGATTTTCTTTTCCCGGGAGCTGCGCGATTTCTACCTGCAAAACCCGGGCGGTGATATCGGTGCCACGCTGGCCGCCTCATTCGCCGATCCGGCGGTGCAGTCCCGGTTTGCCACATTATCCGCGGCCGGAGGGGATTTCTGTGCCACCAACGAGCTTGATGTTCAGGAAGAGCGGTATGACCTGGAGCTGCAGGACACGCTGCAGATCAATGACCGGCTTCGCCTGGTCAGTGGTATCAACGTGAGGCAGGACCGTGCCCGTTCACAGACCTTCCTGTCCGGCACGGAGGAGAATTTCAGTTACCGCGTGTTCGGCAACCTCTCCGCCGAAGTCATCGACAATGTTCTCGTCAACCTGGGCGGTTACTGGGAGCACGATGAAATCAGTGACGCCAACTTTAGTCCCCGTGCGGGGGTGAACTGGCGCTTCATGCCCGGTCACAGCCTCCGCTATGTGTATTCCGAAGCGATTCGTACCCCGGACATTTACGAGGAGCGAGCGCGCACCAATATTGAGGCGCAGCAGTTGTCATCGCCTTTTGCCAGCGACCCGCGAGGGTTGTTGGGATGGTCGCCAGCGTTTTTCTTTGCCACCCAGAGCAGCCCTGGAACCCAGGAGCCGGAAGAAATCCGTTCCTGGGAGGTCGGCTATTTCGGTCAGTTCCGGATGCTGGATCTGGATGTTCGCTACTTTCAGGAAACCCTGACCAATCTGATCAGTGGTGCCATCAACTTCGCGGAATTTGAACCCGCCAATGATGGCGAGGTTGCTCACCAGGGCACGGAAGCCCAGTTGACCTGGCGACCCTCCGTCAATCACCTGCTCAGGGCCACCGGGGCGCATATCCACACCCGTACCAATATCAAGACAGAAACCCGTCTGGCTGCCCGTGACAGTGGCAGCCTGTTGTGGGCCTGGCAGCTGACCGACAACTGGGGGTTCAGCACGGCCTACTATCTGTTCGGTGATTACAATGACAACACCTTTGAGCGCGTGGATGCGCAGCTGCGTTTCCGGCATGAACTGGCCGGGAGTGAATGGGAATGGAAAGCCGTGGTGCAGCATGGGCTGAACAAGCAGCCACTGGTGTTTGAAGAAAACCTTTATGCCGAAGATCGCATGTGGCTGGGGATGTCGGTGAGGTTCTGA